From Lolium perenne isolate Kyuss_39 chromosome 5, Kyuss_2.0, whole genome shotgun sequence, a single genomic window includes:
- the LOC127300303 gene encoding uncharacterized protein, with product MEPAAPKEAPPTQPQPAAEEDGTLSATAAMARDAAVQFQSRRYAECAEVLAQLLLKKEGDPKVLHNMAITESFLDGCPDPKKLIEVLRNVKKRSDELACSSREQADSANGVGNNTSEPRGSGIAPLISAAHNATAYGDEFDTTIITFNTALILYHLHDYETSLSTLEPLYRNIEPIDETTALHVCFLLLDITLALQDASKAAGIIQYLERSFGVAITVNHNEVTSTVQPQSAQLKSPARSSTPPDSDSNTCAAGSEILSVGSFSDDTLEFESLYSTLDGGNHLSRPILNEFPRPSADLAATAADLKVRLQIYKVRLLLLTRNLKVAKRELKVLMNMARGRDSSTELLLKSQLEYARGNYRKAVKLLSTPNNRTEPVMLAMFYNNLGCILHQQRSYHTSILCFSKALKYSLALRSDKPLKLSTLSQDKSCLVSYNCGIQHLMCGKPLLAARCFREALPLLHHRPLFWLRFAECSLLALEKGLLTARGATSCNDEIEIHVVGSGKWRNLVINPVNSASHYSDSGGSDENGNLISLRFARQCLLNAQLLMDACEQKKMVIASDAEDCNQGAQCQKSSGQKNTISLESKVPSGPTTNANGEQKGVAILNATMQSSLAMYDDICRKENLRIRQAILGDLAFIELCLENPLKALSTAKSLMQLPECSRMYLFLGHVYAAEALCALNRPKEAAEQLTVYLRDDNDVELPYSVENHEKAPVEKDSDGEDTVAPTVTKLTLEETQHSVSLKPEEACGVVYVDLGMTAAVQGDLEQASYMVGRGLALLPNNPRALLASVYVDLLQGKAQEAIGKLRRCRNVRFRTSSVATSR from the exons ATGGAGCCCGCGGCGCCGAAGGAGGCGCCGCCCACCCAGCCGCAGCCCGCGGCGGAGGAGGACGGGACGCTCTCCGCGACTGCGGCCATGGCCAGGGACGCCGCCGtgcagttccagagccgccgctacGCCGAGTGCGCCGAGGTGCTCGCGCAGCTCCTGCTCAAGAAGGAGGGCGACCCTAAG GTTCTTCATAATATGGCCATCACAGAATCGTTTTTGGATGGTTGTCCTGATCCAAAGAAGCTGATTGAAGTCCTAAGGAATGTTAAG AAAAGAAGTGACGAGCTTGCCTGTTCATCTAGAGAACAAGCTGATTCTGCCAATGGAGTAGGCAACAATACTTCCGAACCAAGAGGCAGTGGGATTGCACCATTGATTTCTGCTGCACATAATGCAACAGCCTATGGAGACGAGTTTGACACAACCATAATAACATTCAACACT GCTCTTATCCTTTATCatcttcatgattatgaaacttcaCTGTCCACTTTGGAGCCATTGTACCGAAACATTGAACCGATTGATGAG ACAACTGCTCTTCATGTATGCTTTCTGTTGTTGGATATTACATTAGCTTTGCAAGATGCATCAAAAGCTGCG GGTATCATTCAATACTTGGAAAGATCATTTGGAGTAGCTATTACAGTGAACCACAATGAAGTTACTAGCACAGTTCAGCCGCAATCTGCTCAACTGAAATCTCCTGCAAGAAGTAGCACACCTCCAGATTCTGATTCAAATACGTGTGCTGCTGGATCTGAGATTCTTTCAGTTGGAAGTTTCTCAGATGATACACTGGAGTTTGAATCTCTTTACTCTACTTTGGATGGTGGAAATCACCTGAGCAGACCTATCTTAAATGAGTTCCCAAGGCCATCAGCTGATCTTGCTGCCACTGCTGCTGATTTGAAAGTTAGACTACAAATTTATAAAGTCCGGCTTTTACTTCTTACAAGAAACCTGAAGGTTGCCAAGCGAGAACTCAAAGTTCTAATGAACATGGCACGTGGTAGGGATTCATCAACAGAGCTTCTCTTGAAGTCCCAGCTGGAGTATGCCCGAGGAAATTATCGGAAGGCTGTGAAGCTGTTGAGCACGCCCAATAATCGGACTGAACCAGTGATGCTTGCCATGTTCTACAACAATCTTGGTTGTATACTCCACCAACAGAGATCGTACCATACCTCAATATTGTGCTTCAGCAAAGCACTGAAGTATAGCTTAGCTCTTCGTTCAGATAAACCATTGAAGCTGTCTACATTATCACAAGACAAATCTTGTCTTGTATCATACAACTGCGGCATCCAACATTTGATGTGTGGTAAACCACTGTTAGCAGCTCGTTGTTTTCGTGAAGCCCTGCCACTCTTGCACCATCGACCCCTCTTTTGGCTTCGTTTTGCCGAGTGTAGCCTGCTAGCTCTGGAAAAGGGCCTCCTTACTGcaagaggtgctacttcatgcaatGATGAGATTGAAATTCATGTTGTGGGGTCAGGGAAATGGAGAAATTTAGTTATCAATCCGGTGAACTCAGCAAGTCATTATTCAGATTCTGGGGGTTCAGATGAAAATGGAAATTTGATATCACTTAGATTTGCTCGACAGTGTCTACTCAATGCCCAACTACTAATGGATGCTTGTGAGCAGAAAAAAATGGTGATTGCATCAGATGCAGAGGATTGCAACCAAGGAGCACAATGCCAGAAAAGTTCAGGCCAGAAGAACACAATTAGTCTGGAATCCAAAGTACCTTCTGGTCCAACAACTAATGCAAATGGAGAACAAAAGGGAGTGGCAATCCTGAATGCCACTATGCAGAGCTCTCTTGCTATGTATGATGACATCTGTAGGAAAGAGAACCTCAGAATTCGACAAGCCATCCTGGGGGACCTGGCGTTCATTGAATTATGTCTGGAGAATCCTTTGAAAGCTTTGTCTACCGCCAAGTCGCTGATGCAGCTTCCAGAATGCTCGAGAATGTACTTATTCCTTGGCCATGTATATGCAGCTGAAGCATTGTGTGCGCTAAATAGGCCAAAGGAGGCTGCGGAGCAGTTGACTGTTTATTTGAGAGATGACAATGATGTTGAGTTACCCTACAGTGTTGAGAATCATGAGAAGGCCCCTGTTGAGAAAGACAGTGATGGTGAAGACACGGTCGCTCCTACTGTCACAAAGCTCACCTTAGAAGAAACTCAGCATTCAGTGTCTCTCAAGCCTGAGGAAGCCTGTGGTGTTGTGTATGTTGACCTAGGCATGACTGCTGCAGTGCAGGGAGATCTTGAGCAGGCCAGCTACATGGTGGGCCGGGGTTTGGCGTTGTTGCCCAACAACCCTAGGGCATTGCTAGCATCCGTTTATGTGGACCTTCTGCAAGGGAAGGCGCAAGAAGCTATTGGCAAGTTGAGGAGGTGTAGAAACGTGAGATTTAGAACCAGTAGTGTAGCAACCAGCAGATAA